The following coding sequences lie in one Rariglobus hedericola genomic window:
- a CDS encoding pseudouridine synthase, which translates to MSESEPIRLQKYLAETGICSRRDAEVLIREGEVWVNAVKAIPGQKVTPGLDKVTVSGKSIKNVAPQPKMTLAMHKPRGLVCSNDDPFNPQTVFDLIPREFSKFRFFCAGRLDKESEGLLILTTDGDLANRLMHPRNVVVKRYFVALKKPFPKSRISQLVRGITVDGEHLKVETATLVNAGKNEESESMDVSMHHGKKREIRVLFGKLGYDVKRLRRYQIGSFPLKGIPLRAMKQLSTKEINSLFKDPGAHPLAVALAKRSVKKNEA; encoded by the coding sequence ATGAGCGAATCCGAGCCTATCCGTCTGCAAAAATACCTTGCCGAAACCGGCATCTGCTCGCGTCGCGATGCCGAGGTGCTCATCCGCGAGGGCGAAGTATGGGTCAACGCCGTCAAGGCCATCCCCGGCCAGAAGGTCACTCCGGGCCTCGATAAGGTCACGGTCAGCGGCAAGAGCATCAAGAACGTCGCGCCCCAGCCCAAGATGACGCTGGCCATGCACAAACCCCGCGGCCTCGTGTGCTCGAACGATGATCCATTCAACCCGCAGACGGTCTTCGATCTGATTCCCCGCGAGTTCTCCAAGTTTCGCTTTTTCTGCGCCGGCCGTCTCGACAAGGAAAGCGAAGGACTGCTCATCCTCACCACCGACGGCGATCTGGCCAACCGCCTGATGCACCCGCGCAACGTCGTTGTTAAGCGCTACTTCGTCGCCCTCAAGAAACCGTTCCCCAAGTCCCGTATTTCCCAGCTCGTGCGCGGCATCACCGTCGATGGCGAACACTTGAAGGTCGAGACCGCCACCCTCGTCAACGCCGGGAAAAACGAAGAGTCCGAGAGCATGGACGTCTCCATGCACCACGGCAAAAAACGCGAGATCCGCGTCCTCTTCGGGAAGCTCGGTTACGACGTGAAACGCCTCCGCCGTTACCAGATCGGCTCCTTCCCGCTGAAAGGAATTCCTTTGCGGGCGATGAAACAACTTTCTACCAAAGAAATTAATTCCCTCTTCAAAGATCCCGGCGCGCATCCCCTCGCTGTCGCCCTCGCCAAACGTTCAGTCAAAAAAAATGAAGCTTAA
- a CDS encoding sulfite reductase subunit alpha, with the protein MSAPVATSAFSKDNPFPAKVTENRLLNKPGSAKETRHFIVSLGDSGLSYKAGDSLGVFPSNRPVEVAEILEKLGASGDELVSPAMLKLPAPISLHEALSHKLALGSPTAKIINTLFAKATDPSDKAALGELVTPEAKEKLAGYLDEREYIDILSEYPNTKLTPQEFVDHLRKLMPRLYSIASSSKPFPNEIHLTVAVVRYTTNHRERHGVCSTFLADRVRVNETPAPVFVSNSHFGPPEDITKDAIMVGPGTGIAPFRAFVQDRVASGATGRNWVFFGDQKSHTDYLYQEEWEKYVADGKVTHLDLAWSRDQILKVYVQDKMREKGAELWSWISGGGYFFVCGDAKRMAKDVDVALHDVIVQHGAMTTEQAIEYVKQMKKDKRYQRDVY; encoded by the coding sequence ATGTCAGCTCCCGTCGCCACTTCCGCATTCTCGAAAGACAATCCGTTCCCGGCCAAAGTGACCGAGAACCGCCTGCTCAACAAGCCGGGTTCCGCCAAGGAGACGCGCCACTTCATCGTCAGCCTCGGTGACAGCGGCCTCTCTTACAAAGCCGGCGACTCCCTCGGCGTGTTCCCCTCCAACCGTCCGGTTGAGGTGGCCGAAATCTTGGAGAAGCTCGGTGCCAGTGGCGACGAGCTCGTCTCGCCCGCGATGCTGAAACTGCCCGCGCCGATCAGCCTGCACGAAGCGCTTTCGCACAAGCTCGCCCTCGGCAGCCCGACCGCGAAGATCATCAACACCCTGTTCGCGAAGGCCACCGATCCTTCCGACAAAGCCGCTCTCGGCGAACTCGTCACTCCCGAGGCCAAGGAAAAACTCGCCGGCTACCTCGATGAACGCGAATACATCGACATCCTCAGCGAGTATCCGAACACCAAGCTCACCCCGCAGGAATTTGTTGATCACCTGCGCAAGCTGATGCCCCGTCTTTACTCGATCGCTTCCTCCTCGAAGCCCTTCCCGAACGAGATCCACCTGACGGTGGCGGTCGTTCGCTACACCACCAACCACCGCGAACGCCATGGCGTGTGCTCGACGTTCCTCGCCGACCGCGTGCGCGTGAACGAGACGCCCGCCCCGGTGTTTGTTTCCAACTCCCACTTCGGTCCGCCGGAAGACATCACCAAGGACGCCATCATGGTCGGTCCTGGAACCGGTATCGCTCCGTTCCGCGCGTTCGTGCAGGATCGCGTGGCTTCCGGTGCCACTGGTCGTAACTGGGTGTTCTTCGGCGACCAGAAGAGCCACACCGACTACCTCTACCAAGAGGAGTGGGAGAAGTATGTCGCCGACGGCAAGGTCACCCATCTCGACCTCGCCTGGTCGCGCGACCAGATCCTCAAGGTTTACGTGCAGGACAAGATGCGCGAAAAGGGCGCCGAGCTCTGGAGCTGGATCAGCGGCGGCGGTTACTTCTTCGTCTGCGGTGACGCCAAGCGCATGGCCAAGGACGTCGATGTCGCCCTCCATGATGTGATCGTGCAACACGGCGCGATGACCACCGAGCAGGCCATCGAATACGTGAAGCAGATGAAGAAGGACAAGCGCTACCAGCGCGACGTGTATTGA
- the ilvB gene encoding biosynthetic-type acetolactate synthase large subunit: MKSSTSPTSFPQPEIGRAMNGADVVVESLSREGVDVIFAYPGGASQELHQAFARSDKVRVILPRHEQGGSFAAEGYARATGKVGVCMATSGPGATNLISAIADAYMDSTPMVAITGQVFTKFIGKSAFQETDFFGMTLPIVKHSYLVLNAADLPRVIKEAFYLARTGRPGPVVIDIPKDVQQTKLTPVFPATISFANPTLGSLPQATDDELKRVLDLVSAAKKPVIYAGGGLISAEAFADLKTFAEKTNIPVATTLMGIGAFPESHPLSMRWFGMHGSAYGNWAVDQSDLVLCLGARFDDRITGDTSKFASNATIVHIDIDPSEHNKNKRVQLPIVSDVKHALVRLNELIAAAKFTAPDTKAWITQINAWKRDYPFSFEDHKHILPQEAIKTLYELTKGEAIIATGVGQHQMWAAQFYQFDEPRRYISSLGLGAMGYGYPAALGAKVACPDKQVIDIDGDGSFMMNIQELATAAVEKIAAKAMILNNQHLGMVVQWEDRFYGSIRGNTILGHADNIGSPDNPGGLYPDFVKIAEGFGVKGRRVIKKSELKEAIQEMLDHDGPFLLDVIVPYTEHVLPMIPAGKTVKEMILK, encoded by the coding sequence ATGAAATCGTCCACCTCCCCCACGTCGTTTCCCCAACCCGAAATTGGCCGCGCCATGAACGGTGCTGACGTGGTCGTAGAGTCGCTTTCCCGTGAAGGCGTTGACGTGATTTTCGCCTATCCCGGCGGTGCTTCCCAAGAGCTTCACCAAGCCTTCGCCCGCAGTGATAAAGTTCGCGTGATTCTCCCCCGCCACGAGCAGGGCGGCTCCTTCGCGGCCGAGGGCTACGCCCGCGCCACCGGCAAGGTCGGCGTGTGCATGGCCACGAGCGGCCCCGGCGCCACCAATCTTATTTCCGCGATCGCCGATGCCTACATGGACTCGACCCCGATGGTCGCCATCACCGGCCAGGTGTTCACCAAATTCATCGGCAAGAGCGCGTTTCAGGAGACCGATTTCTTCGGCATGACGCTGCCCATCGTGAAGCACAGCTACCTCGTGCTCAACGCCGCCGATCTGCCGCGCGTCATCAAAGAAGCCTTTTATCTCGCCCGCACCGGCCGTCCCGGTCCCGTGGTGATCGATATCCCGAAGGACGTGCAGCAGACCAAGCTCACGCCGGTTTTCCCGGCCACCATTTCCTTCGCCAACCCGACGCTCGGCTCCCTCCCGCAGGCCACCGACGACGAGCTCAAACGCGTGCTCGATCTGGTCTCCGCGGCCAAGAAGCCCGTCATCTACGCCGGCGGCGGCTTGATCTCCGCCGAAGCGTTTGCCGACCTGAAGACCTTCGCCGAGAAGACTAACATCCCCGTCGCCACGACGTTGATGGGTATCGGTGCGTTCCCCGAGTCCCACCCGCTCTCCATGCGCTGGTTCGGCATGCACGGCTCGGCCTACGGCAACTGGGCGGTTGATCAAAGCGATCTCGTGCTCTGCCTCGGCGCCCGTTTCGACGACCGCATCACCGGCGACACCTCGAAGTTCGCGTCCAACGCCACGATCGTCCACATCGACATCGACCCCTCCGAGCACAACAAGAACAAGCGCGTGCAGCTCCCGATCGTGAGCGACGTGAAGCACGCCCTCGTGCGTCTCAACGAACTGATCGCGGCGGCCAAGTTCACCGCGCCCGACACCAAGGCTTGGATCACCCAGATCAACGCATGGAAACGCGACTACCCGTTCAGCTTCGAAGACCACAAGCACATCCTCCCGCAGGAAGCGATCAAGACGCTCTACGAACTCACCAAGGGTGAAGCCATCATCGCCACCGGCGTGGGCCAGCACCAGATGTGGGCCGCGCAATTCTATCAGTTTGACGAGCCCCGCCGCTACATCAGCTCGCTGGGTCTCGGCGCGATGGGCTACGGCTATCCCGCCGCTCTCGGCGCGAAGGTCGCCTGCCCCGACAAGCAGGTCATCGACATCGATGGCGACGGTTCGTTCATGATGAACATCCAGGAGCTCGCCACCGCCGCGGTGGAGAAAATCGCCGCCAAGGCGATGATCCTGAATAACCAGCACCTCGGCATGGTCGTGCAGTGGGAAGACCGTTTCTACGGCTCGATCCGCGGCAACACCATCCTCGGCCACGCCGACAACATCGGCAGCCCCGACAACCCCGGCGGCCTGTATCCCGATTTCGTGAAGATCGCCGAAGGCTTCGGCGTGAAGGGTCGTCGCGTCATCAAAAAGAGCGAACTCAAGGAAGCCATCCAGGAGATGCTCGACCACGACGGCCCCTTCCTCCTCGACGTCATCGTGCCTTACACGGAACACGTGCTGCCGATGATCCCCGCCGGTAAGACGGTGAAGGAAATGATCCTCAAGTAA
- the fabF gene encoding beta-ketoacyl-ACP synthase II — MENLPASQRVVVTGLGAIHGLGHDVDSFWASLLAGKPGIDRVTLFDPTNFASQVGAEVRNWNAEDHMDPKEARRNDRYTHFGFCAAKQAFKDSGLDMSQEDPDRVGVVIGSGIGGMYTYEAQLKKLFDGGPRKVSPFTIPALIGNICSGMFAIEIGARGPNFGLVSACATGTHAIGESMHMIKRGDADVMIAGGTEATITPFAYASFCSMRAMSTRNDDPATSSRPFSLGRDGFVMGEGSGILVLESLEHAQKRGARIYAEVTGYAATADAHHITMPDPEGKGLGMAMTRALRASGITPDQVDYINAHGTSTPYNDKFETLAIKRVFGERAKSVAISSTKSMTGHLLGAAGGIESVISVKTIQTGNIAPTINLHEPDPECDLDYVPNVARQAKVKVVMSNNLGFGGQNAAVVFKAI; from the coding sequence ATGGAAAATCTCCCTGCCTCCCAGCGCGTTGTCGTCACCGGTCTTGGTGCCATTCACGGACTAGGCCATGATGTGGATTCGTTTTGGGCCAGCCTGCTGGCCGGCAAGCCAGGCATCGACCGCGTCACCCTCTTCGATCCGACCAATTTCGCCAGCCAAGTCGGCGCCGAGGTCCGAAACTGGAATGCGGAAGACCACATGGATCCCAAGGAGGCGCGTCGCAACGACCGCTACACGCACTTCGGCTTCTGCGCCGCCAAGCAGGCGTTCAAGGACTCCGGCCTCGATATGTCGCAGGAAGACCCTGATCGCGTGGGCGTGGTCATCGGTTCCGGCATCGGCGGCATGTATACCTACGAGGCGCAGCTCAAGAAGCTGTTCGACGGCGGTCCGCGCAAAGTTTCGCCGTTCACCATCCCCGCGCTGATCGGCAACATCTGCTCCGGCATGTTTGCGATCGAGATCGGCGCACGCGGTCCGAACTTTGGCTTGGTCTCGGCCTGTGCCACCGGCACGCACGCCATCGGCGAATCCATGCACATGATCAAGCGCGGCGATGCCGACGTGATGATCGCGGGCGGCACCGAGGCGACCATCACGCCGTTCGCCTATGCCAGCTTCTGCTCCATGCGCGCCATGAGCACTCGCAACGACGATCCCGCCACATCAAGCCGTCCGTTCTCGCTCGGCCGCGATGGTTTCGTGATGGGCGAGGGCTCGGGTATTCTCGTGCTCGAGTCCCTTGAGCACGCGCAAAAGCGCGGTGCCCGCATCTATGCCGAAGTCACCGGTTATGCGGCGACGGCCGATGCGCATCACATCACCATGCCGGATCCCGAGGGCAAGGGACTCGGCATGGCCATGACCCGCGCGCTCCGCGCCTCGGGCATCACGCCCGACCAGGTGGACTACATCAACGCCCACGGCACCAGCACGCCCTACAACGACAAGTTCGAGACGCTCGCCATCAAGCGCGTGTTCGGCGAACGCGCGAAGTCGGTGGCGATCAGCTCCACCAAGTCGATGACTGGCCATCTCCTCGGTGCAGCCGGCGGCATCGAAAGCGTGATCAGCGTGAAGACGATTCAGACGGGCAATATCGCGCCAACGATCAACCTTCATGAGCCCGATCCGGAGTGCGATCTGGACTACGTTCCGAATGTCGCGCGCCAGGCCAAGGTGAAGGTCGTCATGAGCAACAACCTCGGCTTCGGCGGACAAAACGCCGCCGTGGTGTTTAAGGCGATCTGA
- the acpP gene encoding acyl carrier protein — MADQKTIEQRVKEIIVNQLNVNEEQITPQASFLDDLGADSLDTVELIMAFEEEFKDEIKGEIPESDAEKLTTVGQVVEYITAKAGK, encoded by the coding sequence ATGGCCGACCAAAAAACCATCGAACAACGCGTCAAAGAGATCATCGTTAACCAGCTTAACGTTAACGAAGAGCAGATCACGCCCCAGGCTTCCTTTCTGGACGATCTCGGCGCTGATTCCCTCGACACCGTCGAGCTGATCATGGCCTTCGAAGAAGAGTTCAAGGACGAGATCAAGGGCGAAATCCCCGAGTCCGACGCCGAGAAGCTCACCACCGTCGGTCAGGTTGTGGAATACATCACCGCCAAAGCCGGTAAGTAA
- the folD gene encoding bifunctional methylenetetrahydrofolate dehydrogenase/methenyltetrahydrofolate cyclohydrolase FolD, producing the protein MQLIDGNQIAADIVAELKSQVSALSGRKPCIALVRVGEDPASVSYVKKKEKTAAEIGIESRIILPPATTTQAELEKLIDDLNADPTVDGILVQSPLPKHLDEPAAFRRLAAHKDVDGFHTLNIGKVAQEDDTGFVACTPAGIMELLARSGTDLKGKHVVVLGRSLIVGKPVALLALQKKAGANGTVTICHSGTKDVAAITRQADVLIAAIGRAEFVTADMVKPGAVIIDVGINRVADPSKKTGYRLTGDVHFPTVSPLASKITPVPGGVGPMTVAMLMKNTVKAHRQSAA; encoded by the coding sequence ATGCAACTGATCGACGGTAACCAAATCGCGGCCGACATCGTCGCCGAACTCAAATCCCAGGTCTCCGCCCTCTCCGGTCGCAAGCCTTGTATCGCCCTCGTGCGCGTCGGCGAAGATCCCGCCTCCGTCTCCTACGTGAAGAAAAAGGAGAAGACCGCCGCCGAGATCGGCATCGAGAGCCGCATCATTCTCCCGCCCGCCACCACCACGCAGGCCGAGCTTGAAAAGCTCATCGACGACCTCAACGCCGACCCGACCGTGGACGGCATTCTCGTCCAGTCCCCGCTGCCTAAACACCTCGACGAACCCGCCGCCTTCCGCCGCCTCGCCGCGCACAAGGACGTCGATGGTTTCCACACCTTGAACATCGGCAAGGTCGCGCAAGAGGATGACACCGGCTTCGTCGCCTGCACCCCCGCCGGCATCATGGAGCTCCTCGCCCGCTCCGGCACCGATTTGAAGGGCAAACACGTCGTTGTCCTCGGTCGTTCCCTCATCGTCGGCAAACCCGTCGCCCTCCTCGCCCTCCAGAAAAAAGCCGGCGCCAACGGCACCGTCACCATCTGCCACTCCGGCACCAAGGATGTCGCCGCCATCACCCGCCAGGCCGACGTCCTCATAGCCGCCATCGGCCGCGCCGAATTCGTCACCGCCGACATGGTCAAACCCGGCGCCGTCATCATCGATGTCGGTATCAACCGCGTCGCCGATCCGTCCAAGAAAACCGGATACCGCCTCACCGGCGACGTCCATTTCCCCACCGTGTCGCCCCTCGCTTCCAAAATCACCCCCGTCCCCGGCGGTGTCGGCCCCATGACCGTGGCCATGCTGATGAAGAACACCGTCAAGGCCCACCGCCAATCCGCGGCCTGA
- a CDS encoding hybrid sensor histidine kinase/response regulator codes for MSAHKILVVDDQPINVQLLKRKLEKEGIEILTAYNGQEALDSVAHTKPDLILLDVMMPDMDGIEVCQRLQANEASRHIPVIFVTARTSKEGKIEGLGVGAVDYITKPIDLDETLARVQTQLRFVQINREMLDLQRRLVEARRAATIGAVTQGVAHNLNNLLGVVLGYLDLIKSGYDKPEKVKKNAESVENAVQRIVSIIKQLSSLVVKSRLPLVRCKLNEVLESAVARYQSENKITQPVLIDNPLGEQTIDTHVEIFEDVLVKVLINAWEAYDETAATERPIWMRTALTETSEGRQIQITIEDAGHGIDEDIRDRMFEPFISSKHTVGVGMGLTVARHALRNLSGEITVNDREGGGSSAVITHPVERKTRKGLDA; via the coding sequence ATGTCCGCCCACAAAATCCTGGTCGTCGATGACCAACCCATCAACGTCCAACTCCTGAAGCGGAAGTTGGAGAAAGAGGGCATCGAGATTCTCACCGCCTACAACGGCCAGGAGGCGCTTGATTCCGTCGCGCACACGAAGCCCGACCTGATCCTCCTCGACGTCATGATGCCCGACATGGACGGCATCGAGGTCTGCCAGCGCCTTCAGGCCAACGAAGCCTCGCGCCACATACCGGTGATTTTCGTCACCGCCCGCACGTCGAAGGAGGGCAAAATCGAGGGCCTCGGTGTCGGCGCCGTCGATTACATCACCAAGCCCATCGACCTCGATGAAACCCTCGCCCGCGTCCAGACGCAGCTCCGCTTCGTCCAGATCAACCGCGAGATGCTCGACCTCCAGCGCCGTCTCGTGGAAGCCCGCCGCGCCGCCACCATCGGCGCCGTCACTCAGGGCGTCGCGCACAATCTGAATAACCTCCTTGGTGTGGTCCTCGGTTACCTCGACCTCATCAAGTCCGGCTACGACAAGCCCGAGAAGGTCAAAAAAAACGCCGAGAGCGTGGAGAACGCCGTGCAGCGCATCGTCTCCATCATCAAGCAGCTCAGCTCGCTGGTCGTTAAATCCCGCCTGCCCCTCGTTCGCTGCAAACTCAACGAGGTCCTCGAGAGCGCCGTCGCCCGCTACCAGTCGGAAAATAAAATCACCCAGCCCGTCCTCATCGACAATCCCCTCGGCGAGCAGACCATCGACACCCACGTCGAGATTTTCGAAGACGTCCTCGTCAAAGTCCTCATCAACGCCTGGGAGGCCTACGATGAAACCGCCGCGACCGAGCGACCGATCTGGATGCGCACCGCACTCACCGAAACTTCCGAGGGCCGCCAGATTCAGATCACCATCGAGGATGCCGGCCACGGTATCGACGAGGATATCCGTGATCGCATGTTCGAGCCGTTCATCAGCTCCAAGCACACCGTCGGCGTCGGCATGGGCCTCACCGTCGCCCGCCACGCCCTGCGCAATCTCAGCGGCGAGATCACCGTCAACGACCGCGAAGGCGGTGGCTCCTCCGCCGTCATCACCCACCCCGTCGAACGAAAAACCCGCAAGGGTCTCGACGCCTGA
- the fabG gene encoding 3-oxoacyl-[acyl-carrier-protein] reductase, whose amino-acid sequence MTFTNRTAIVTGAGRGIGKAIAETLAAKGVTVICVSKSAESCGAVAASIVASGGKAVARAVDVSDGPAVIKASEELIKEFGKIDILVNNAGITRDGLLARMSDDDWNSVIQTNLTSCFHWTKAIGWPMCRNRWGRIVNISSVTGIMGNAGQANYGAAKAGMIGFTKSIAKEFAKRGVTANVVAPGFIKTDMTAELSEEVQKGATALIPMQRFGEAAEIAHAVAFLASEESSYVTGQVFAVDGGMAM is encoded by the coding sequence ATGACCTTCACCAATCGCACCGCTATCGTCACCGGAGCCGGCCGCGGCATCGGCAAAGCCATCGCCGAAACCCTCGCCGCCAAGGGCGTCACTGTCATCTGCGTTTCCAAGTCCGCTGAATCCTGCGGCGCCGTGGCTGCGTCCATCGTCGCCTCCGGTGGCAAGGCCGTTGCCCGCGCCGTGGACGTTTCCGACGGTCCGGCGGTCATCAAAGCCTCCGAAGAACTCATCAAGGAATTCGGCAAAATCGACATCCTTGTGAACAACGCCGGCATCACCCGTGACGGCCTGCTCGCGCGCATGTCCGACGACGACTGGAACTCCGTTATCCAGACCAACCTCACGAGCTGCTTCCATTGGACCAAAGCCATCGGCTGGCCCATGTGCCGCAATCGCTGGGGACGCATCGTCAATATTTCGTCGGTCACCGGTATCATGGGTAACGCCGGTCAGGCCAACTACGGCGCCGCCAAGGCCGGTATGATCGGCTTCACCAAGTCGATCGCCAAGGAGTTCGCCAAGCGCGGGGTGACCGCCAATGTGGTCGCTCCGGGCTTCATCAAGACCGACATGACCGCCGAGCTGAGCGAGGAAGTGCAGAAGGGCGCCACCGCGCTGATCCCGATGCAACGCTTCGGCGAAGCCGCTGAAATCGCCCACGCCGTCGCTTTTCTTGCCTCCGAAGAATCCTCCTATGTCACCGGCCAAGTTTTTGCCGTTGACGGCGGTATGGCAATGTGA
- the proC gene encoding pyrroline-5-carboxylate reductase: MPKIAFLGAGNMAAAIVTGLLAQNVCTPADISCLGGGGASAQKLAGRTGIRLATTPADLLSTADIVVIAFKPQHLASVDPLISALTAGKLVISVLAAKTLARLSAAFPSARNIVRTMPNTPSAIGAGMTGWCSLNPLSDTDRATVLTLLRAIGKEVEVPENQIEALMGVSGCGPAFVFEFTAALREAGVTAGLDRDTAQMLAVQTLLGSARLMAETGTEPETLRNQVTSPNGTTFAGLKRLEAHNFRAIIAETVQAAKARAEELAQG, encoded by the coding sequence ATGCCCAAGATCGCCTTCCTCGGAGCCGGCAACATGGCCGCCGCCATCGTCACCGGCCTGCTCGCCCAGAACGTCTGCACTCCCGCTGACATCTCCTGCCTCGGTGGCGGCGGCGCCAGCGCGCAAAAACTCGCCGGTCGCACCGGTATCCGCCTCGCCACTACGCCCGCCGATCTCCTCTCGACCGCCGACATCGTCGTCATCGCCTTCAAGCCCCAGCATCTCGCCAGCGTCGATCCACTCATCTCCGCGCTCACCGCCGGCAAGCTCGTCATCTCCGTCCTCGCCGCGAAGACCCTCGCCCGCCTGTCGGCCGCCTTCCCCTCCGCGCGCAACATCGTGCGCACCATGCCCAACACCCCCAGCGCCATCGGCGCTGGCATGACCGGCTGGTGCTCGTTGAATCCTTTATCCGACACCGACCGCGCCACCGTGCTCACCCTCCTCCGCGCCATCGGCAAGGAAGTCGAAGTCCCCGAGAACCAGATCGAAGCCCTTATGGGCGTCAGCGGCTGCGGCCCCGCCTTCGTGTTCGAGTTCACCGCCGCCCTCCGCGAAGCCGGCGTCACCGCCGGACTCGACCGCGACACCGCGCAAATGCTCGCCGTGCAAACCCTCCTCGGCTCCGCGCGCCTCATGGCCGAAACCGGCACCGAACCCGAGACGCTCCGCAACCAGGTCACCTCGCCCAACGGCACGACCTTCGCCGGCTTAAAACGCCTCGAAGCCCACAACTTCCGTGCGATCATCGCCGAGACCGTGCAAGCCGCCAAAGCCCGCGCCGAAGAACTCGCCCAAGGCTGA